The following proteins come from a genomic window of Pseudomonas cichorii:
- a CDS encoding LysR family transcriptional regulator yields MDRLTAAKVFLETVARGSISAAATHLGMSRAMATRYIGVMEEWAEARLLHRTTRKLSLTAAGEQLLPTCKNLVALSQDVNTLGTQTENAPKGLLRVTASSIFAEYCLTDALMEFLQRYPAVTIDLQIVDRTTNLAEDGVDLAIRVTNHLDPNVIAKKLGQVRSFICASPAYLEKYGVPGEVRDLPAHNCLTYAHYGRNLWQFNVNGENITVPVTGNFSTNEASIIVRAALSGTGIAMLPHFAAEQAIREKRLTRLFPESRVEPLGIHAVYLSRQRMPNALRTLIDFLSERLAGQPE; encoded by the coding sequence ATGGATCGACTAACCGCAGCGAAGGTATTTCTGGAAACGGTGGCACGCGGCAGCATCTCGGCGGCGGCTACGCACCTGGGCATGTCCCGCGCCATGGCGACTCGCTATATCGGCGTGATGGAGGAATGGGCAGAAGCTCGTTTACTGCACAGAACCACACGCAAACTCAGCCTGACCGCCGCAGGAGAACAACTGCTGCCCACCTGCAAAAACCTGGTGGCCTTGTCGCAGGACGTAAACACACTGGGAACACAAACGGAAAACGCCCCCAAGGGGTTACTGCGTGTCACGGCGTCTTCAATCTTCGCGGAATACTGCCTGACCGACGCACTGATGGAGTTTCTTCAGCGTTATCCGGCTGTAACCATTGATCTGCAGATCGTGGATCGCACGACTAACCTGGCTGAGGACGGGGTCGATCTGGCCATTCGGGTGACCAATCACCTCGACCCGAACGTGATCGCGAAAAAGCTGGGCCAGGTGCGCTCATTCATCTGCGCCAGCCCGGCTTATCTGGAGAAATACGGTGTTCCGGGCGAGGTGCGAGACCTACCGGCTCATAACTGCCTGACCTATGCGCATTACGGTCGCAACCTCTGGCAATTCAACGTGAATGGCGAAAACATCACGGTGCCGGTCACCGGAAATTTCAGCACCAACGAAGCCTCCATCATTGTGCGTGCTGCCTTGAGTGGAACCGGCATCGCGATGCTGCCGCACTTCGCGGCCGAACAAGCCATTCGAGAGAAACGCCTGACCCGGCTCTTCCCCGAGTCCCGGGTCGAACCGCTTGGCATCCATGCCGTGTATTTGTCCCGCCAGCGCATGCCCAATGCGCTGAGGACATTGATCGACTTTCTATCCGAACGGCTTGCGGGCCAGCCGGAGTGA